The Paenibacillus sp. G2S3 region ACTTCTGCAATTCCATCATTATTATTATTAGCCACTACAGCATCAGCCTCTTCTTTTACCGTCTTCTGTGCATTGCCCATCGCAACCCCAAGCCCTGCCTGCTGAATCGCTGCAAGGTCGTTGAGGCTATCGCCAACCGCTATAACTTGGGACATATCTAGCCCTAGCAGCTTACAGACTTCCAAAATTCCGGCGGCTTTATTCACACCTAGTGGATTAATCTCCAAATTATGCGGAGAGGAGTTCGTAATCTCCAATCCACCCATATCTTGAAGACGAAGCAGCAGCTTATGACGAAGCTCATCATCTTCGGTGTGATAACCGAATTTAAGCCATTCTCTGCCTGTGACATCCCCGTCCCAGTTATCCTGTTTGTGGACCTTTTCCGTAGAATAGGCCCAGAACCAAATGTCATCTTCCTTCGCAAGTTCATACATTTGTTTTACCAACATAGGGTCCATCAATGATCGACGATAAATTTCATGCGGCGCACGCCATACCTCACTACCGTTCACAGTAATCATCGGTG contains the following coding sequences:
- a CDS encoding Cof-type HAD-IIB family hydrolase, whose amino-acid sequence is MTAKYRLLALDMDGTLLNDEQIITPTTVKWLQKAVDAGVHVCLSTGRAFTSAFPYAEQLGLETPMITVNGSEVWRAPHEIYRRSLMDPMLVKQMYELAKEDDIWFWAYSTEKVHKQDNWDGDVTGREWLKFGYHTEDDELRHKLLLRLQDMGGLEITNSSPHNLEINPLGVNKAAGILEVCKLLGLDMSQVIAVGDSLNDLAAIQQAGLGVAMGNAQKTVKEEADAVVANNNNDGIAEVIQKYIFNEAVAK